A single Polyangiaceae bacterium DNA region contains:
- the amrA gene encoding AmmeMemoRadiSam system protein A, translating into MRGAQLTEIARQAIGAWLDGREPTPVAPLQFEAAVFVTLRDARGELRGCIGSLSPLTPDVTAETQRSAVLAASRDPRFPPLTRSEFLQLSIEVSVLGPPEAILSAAELDPHRYGVVVRGASGRRGVLLPEVPGVEDVATQVKIARQKAGVDPDEPIEVQRFGVEKYLS; encoded by the coding sequence GTGAGGGGAGCACAACTCACGGAGATCGCGCGCCAGGCGATTGGTGCCTGGCTCGATGGCCGCGAACCGACTCCGGTCGCCCCGCTCCAGTTCGAGGCGGCGGTCTTCGTCACGTTGCGGGACGCGCGCGGGGAGCTGCGGGGCTGTATCGGCTCGCTCTCTCCTTTGACCCCGGACGTGACCGCAGAGACCCAGCGCTCCGCGGTGCTGGCCGCGAGCCGCGACCCGCGCTTCCCACCACTGACCCGGAGTGAGTTCCTGCAGCTCTCGATCGAAGTGAGCGTCCTCGGGCCGCCCGAGGCAATCCTCAGCGCTGCGGAACTCGATCCCCACCGCTACGGAGTCGTGGTTCGCGGAGCGAGCGGCCGTCGGGGTGTGCTGCTCCCCGAGGTGCCTGGCGTCGAGGACGTCGCGACCCAGGTCAAAATCGCTCGGCAGAAGGCGGGCGTCGATCCCGATGAGCCGATCGAGGTGCAACGGTTCGGCGTCGAGAAGTACTTGAGCTAG